The sequence below is a genomic window from Deinococcus humi.
TCGCGTAGGCTTGGAGGGCGAGATGCCCGACGGCTTCCAGACCGCCGTGGAGATGGACGGGGTCGGCGTGCTGGTGGTGAGGTACGAGGGGCAGTTCTACGCCCTGCGCAACAACTGCACCCACCAGGATTACCCGCTGCTGGGCGGCGAGGTGAGCATGGGCCGGATCACCTGCCAGAAGCACGGCGCAAAATTTGAACTGACGACCGGCAAGCCCAAATCCCTGCCCGCCGTGAAACCGGTCCGGCTGTTTAGGACCGAGATCGAGGACGGCGTGGTGTACGTCTCAGCGCTGTAGGAGACAACAAGGTAGGAGGCCGCGCCGAACTAATCCCCGGTGCGGCCTCCACCCTTATTGCAGCCTAGCGGCGGTTGCGGTCCCTGTCGCCCAGGTTCGTGCCGCCGATCTCGCTCTGGAGTTCAGTGGGCTCACCGGGGGGCAGATCGCCGGGCTGCTCGCGCACATGCGGCACCACCTCCTCGCTGGGAGGAGTGTACCTGGGGTTCTGATCGGGATCGACCAGAGGATAGGGATCCAGGGCCGCCGCCGGGTTGACGCCTAAACCTGCCGTGGGCACCACCTCGTCCAGCGCCTCACCGCCCAAGCCTGCGACAGTCTCCGCCCCGGCAAATTCGGGAGATTCGGGGGTATGTTCCATCGCCTTCACGT
It includes:
- a CDS encoding non-heme iron oxygenase ferredoxin subunit; amino-acid sequence: MGITQNSERIRVGLEGEMPDGFQTAVEMDGVGVLVVRYEGQFYALRNNCTHQDYPLLGGEVSMGRITCQKHGAKFELTTGKPKSLPAVKPVRLFRTEIEDGVVYVSAL